One genomic segment of Acanthochromis polyacanthus isolate Apoly-LR-REF ecotype Palm Island chromosome 9, KAUST_Apoly_ChrSc, whole genome shotgun sequence includes these proteins:
- the LOC110948957 gene encoding LOW QUALITY PROTEIN: alpha/beta hydrolase domain-containing protein 17A-like (The sequence of the model RefSeq protein was modified relative to this genomic sequence to represent the inferred CDS: deleted 1 base in 1 codon): MNGLSIRELCCLFCCPPCPSRIAAKLAFLPPEPTYALLPDPDPGSGAGTASGSNSGAALPSLGAPGLRSRLGTGTGGDRSGGGGAGAGGGGGGGGGGGGGGGGSSGGGSSGSEGRWKLHLTERAEFQYSQRELDVTDVFLTRSSRGNRVGCMYIRCAPNARFTVLFSHGNAVDLGQMSSFYIGLGTRINCNIFSYDYSGYGVSTGKPSEKNLYADIDAAWHALRSRYGISPENIILYGQSIGTVPTVDLASRFECAAVVLHSPLTSGMRVAFPDTKKTYCFDAFPNIEKVSKIPSPVLIIHGTEDEVIDFSHGLALFERCPKAVEPLWVEGAGHNDIELYSQYLERLRRFINQDLAAQHA, translated from the exons ATGAACGGTCTGTCCATACGAGAGCTATGCTGCCTGTTCTGCTGCCCCCCTTGCCCCAGCCGCATTGCAGCCAAACTGGCTTTCCTCCCTCCAGAGCCCACCTATGCTCTTCTCCCTGACCCAGATCCGGGTTCTGGAGCTGGCACTGCGTCAGGGTCCAACTCCGGGGCTGCCCTGCCCTCTCTTGGAGCCCCAGGACTGCGTTCCCGGCTGGGCACTGGCACTGGAGGTGACAGGTCAGGTGGaggtggtgctggtgctggtggaggaggaggt gggggtgggggtgggggtggcgGTGGTGGTGGCAGTAGTGGTGGCGGCAGCAGTGGGAGTGAAGGAAGATGGAAGCTGCATCTCACAGAGAGAGCAGAGTTCCAGTATTCGCAGAGAGAGCTGGATGTGACGGATGTATTCCTGACCAGGTCTAGCCGAGGGAACAGGGTTGGATGTATGTACATTCGCTGTGCCCCCAATGCCAG GTTTACAGTGTTGTTTTCCCACGGTAATGCAGTAGACCTGGGGCAGATGAGCAGCTTCTACATCGGCTTAGGCACACGCATCAACTGCAACATCTTCTCCTATGATTACTCAGGCTACGGTGTTAGCACTGGAAAGCCTTCTGAGAAGAACCTTTATGCTGACATTGATGCCGCCTGGCATGCCCTGCGCTCTCG GTATGGCATCAGCCCCGAGAATATTATCCTGTACGGTCAGAGCATCGGCACGGTGCCCACAGTAGACTTGGCATCACGGTTTGAGTGTGCTGCTGTCGTCCTCCACTCTCCTCTCACCTCAGGCATGAGGGTGGCCTTCCCTGACACCAAGAAAACGTACTGCTTTGATGCCTTTCCAAA CATCGAGAAGGTGTCAAAGATCCCGTCTCCAGTGCTCATCATTCACGGTACAGAGGACGAGGTGATCGACTTCTCTCATGGCCTCGCCCTGTTTGAGCGCTGCCCCAAGGCCGTGGAGCCCCTCTGGGTGGAGGGCGCCGGTCACAACGACATTGAGCTTTACAGTCAGTACCTGGAGAGGCTACGGCGCTTTATCAACCAGGACCTGGCTGCACAGCATGcctga